A region from the Acyrthosiphon pisum isolate AL4f chromosome A1, pea_aphid_22Mar2018_4r6ur, whole genome shotgun sequence genome encodes:
- the LOC100165534 gene encoding cysteine and histidine-rich protein 1 homolog yields the protein MSDGEGSAQTAAVETGGQSDNMTVAMDGQQQQQQQNVSITKDDGEPNPKKAKLSGGGGGEVFGRGGGGADKQHSASDKLEHRLGGILCCAVCLDLPRSSIYQCTNGHLMCAGCFAHLLADARLRDEMATCPNCRVDIAKNTATRNLAVEKAVSELPSECQFCAKEFPRNTLQHHEQQLCAERPVKCGYSKIGCPWRGPSHEASEHEKVCPHPSTTGKDVMSALDAMDQKFQEEKLLYDTIFDLMSFEKITFNDLQLKPYRTEEFVHKLYYETARFSAFNFQWVVKTRINNMQRDPALSVDRHMSYQLILKTKIPTPMSVHYLVVKGPFGDMKVNPKIYKFEFNENETETQFVTLPLPDSAECNRLLAAKTINLRLIMFLVSK from the exons ATGTCCGACGGCGAAGGTTCGGCGCAGACGGCCGCAGTGGAGACGGGCGGCCAGTCGGATAACATGACGGTGGCCATGGATGgccagcagcaacagcagcagcagaaTGTGTCCATTACCAAAGACGACGGCGAACCGAACCCAAAAAAGGCCAAGCTATCaggtggcggcggtggcgaaGTTTTCGGCCGAGGTGGCGGTGGCGCGGACAAGCAGCACTCCGCTTCGGACAAGCTGGAGCACAGGCTGGGAGGCATACTGTGCTGCGCCGTCTGCTTGGACTTGCCCAGGTCGTCCATCTATCAG TGTACAAATGGACATTTAATGTGCGCTGGATGCTTTGCTCATTTGTTGGCTGATGCACGTTTACGAGATGAAATGGCCACATGTCCCAATTGTCGTGTGGACATTGCGAAAAACACAGCCACGCGTAACTTGGCTGTTGAGAAAGCAGTCAGTGAACTGCCATCAGAGTGTCAGTTTTGCGCCAAAGAATTCCCACGTAACACATTACAACATCACGAACAACAGCTTTGTGCGGAACG accAGTAAAATGTGGGTACAGTAAAATAGGCTGCCCTTGGCGTGGACCCAGTCATGAAGCATCTGAACATGAAAAAGTGTGCCCTCACCCATCAACTACGGGAAAAGATGTCATGTCTGCACTTGATGCTATGGACCAAAAGTTTCAGGAAGAGAAACTTTTATATGACACCATATTTGACTTGATGAGTTTTGAAAAGATAACATTTAAtg ATTTGCAATTAAAACCATACCGAACAGAAGAGTTTGTACACAAATTGTACTATGAGACTGCCAGATTTTCAGCGTTCAATTTTCAGTGGGTTGTCAAAACCCGCATCAATAACATGCAAAGAGACCCAGCGTTAAGTGTTGATCGTCACATGTCATACCAG CTGATTCTGAAAACCAAAATCCCCACACCTATGTCTGTCCATTATCTAGTAGTTAAAGGACCATTTGGTGATATGAAGGTGAATCCGAAAATATATAAGTTTGAATTCAACGAGAATGAAACAGAAACACAATTTGTAACATTGCCATTACCAGACTCAGCCGAATGTAATCGGCTGTTAGCTGCCAAAACTATCAACTTGAG GTTGATCATGTTTTTGGTGTCGAAATAA